From a single Bos indicus isolate NIAB-ARS_2022 breed Sahiwal x Tharparkar chromosome 11, NIAB-ARS_B.indTharparkar_mat_pri_1.0, whole genome shotgun sequence genomic region:
- the LOC139185764 gene encoding uncharacterized protein: MGGAAEKWRPGRGRRPGWGTHAGGVDGGASCGRGPGGSGGPGSGGRAAAAAPRAPPGTSGLGLRLRDSDASRSSLRLCSNSSWRRCRRRCCSCCHNPRPGPGRRQQRTRPRPQLHPRGGVARPRRARRAGRQRGHSSQARARRSRPHRRHPRAAAATADSALTLIPRGAPAPGGASLPTPSPSHWGSWPGRPPPRRPCFVWWPRHHRCPGTSQIRGEARRPVAPNSEKEPPREATGCRPVPALLGRASLARQPRGALENPLVPRPATLGMPPLRKIWSNKDGTAQGTIWFKGDS, translated from the exons ATGGGAGGTGCGGCCGAGAAGTGGAGACCCGGCCGGGGGCGGCGTCCCGGCTGGGGCACACACGCGGGCGGGGTTGACGGGGGCGCGAGCTGCGGCCGGGGCCCGGGTGGCAGCGGGGGCCCTGGCAGCGGAGGGCGGGCAGCAGCCGCAGCACCCAGAGCACCGCCCGGCACCTCCGGGCTGGGACTCCGGCTGCGCGACTCGGACGCGTCCAGGAGCAGCCTCCGCCTCTGCAGCAACAGCTCCTGGCGCCgttgccgccgccgctgctgcagctgctgccacAACCCCCGCCCCGGGCCCGGGCGCCGCCAGCAGCGGACCCGCCCCCGGCCGCAGCTCCACCCCCGTGGGGGCGTGGCGCGGCCTCGGCGAGCCAGGCGCGCGGGCCGCCAACGCGGCCACAGCAGCCAGGCGCGCGCTAGGCGCTCGCGGCCGCACCGGCGCCacccccgcgccgccgccgccactgCAGACTCGGCGCTCACTTTAATACCGCGCGGAGCCCCGGCGCCCGGGGGCGCCtcgctccccaccccctccccatcccactgggGCTCTTGGCCTGGGAGACCCCCGCCCCGACGACCCTGCTTTGTGTGGTGGCCCCGTCACCACCGCTGCCCCGGCACGTCACAAATCCGGGGAGAGGCCCGCCGGCCGGTAGCTCCCAACTCGGAGAAGGAGCCTCCCCGGGAAGCCACCGGCTGTCGCCCGGTTCCCGCCCTGCTGGGCCGCGCGAGTCTTGCGCGCCAACCCCGGGGCGCTCTGGAGAACCCGCTCGTTCCGAGGCCCGCGACTCTCGGGATGCCTCCCCTGCGAAAGATTT GGAGCAACAAAGATGGTACCGCACAGGGGACGATCTGGTTTAAAGGAGACTCTTAA